A genomic window from Lotus japonicus ecotype B-129 chromosome 1, LjGifu_v1.2 includes:
- the LOC130741567 gene encoding uncharacterized protein LOC130741567, with protein sequence MVREKDVCWEYAEKLDGNKVKCKFCQRVLNGGISRLKHHLSRFPSKGVNPCSKVRDDVTDRVRGIIASKEEVKETTSSVKKPKLSVAEVKSPGSLSATKAVISLDAISPIVKIFPSGGNPMTPSSANNQENAERSIALFFFENKLDFSVARSSSYQLMIDAIAKCGPGFFGPSAEALKTTWLERIKSEVGLQSKDVEKEWATTGCTIIADTWTDYKSKAIINFLVSSPSRTFFHKSVDASAYFKNTKWLADLFDSVIQEFGPENVVQIIMDSSFSYTGIANHIVQNYGSIFVSPCAFQCLNLILEDFSKVDWISRCIFQAQTISKLIYNNASLLDLMKKYSGGQELIRSGITKSVSTFLSLQSMLKLRTRLKHMFNSTEYASSTSYVNKPQSLSCIAIIEDGDFWRTVEECVAISEPFLKVLREVSEGKPTVGSIYELMTRAKESIRTYYIMDESKCKIFLDIVDKKWRDQLHSPLHAAAAFLNPSIQYNPEIKFLSSIKEDFFNVLEKLLPIPDMRRDITNQIYTFAKAHGMFGCSLAKEARSTVAPWLWWEQYGDSAPGLQRVAIRILSQVCSTLSFQRQWSTFRQIHSEKRNKIDRETLNDLVYINYNLKLARQMNAKSLEVDLLQFDDIDMTSEWVEENETSSPTQWLDRFGPTLDGNDLNTRQFGSSIFGANDPIFGL encoded by the exons A TGGTTAGAGAGAAGGATGTCTGTTGGGAATATGCAGAGAAGTTAGATGGAAACAAGGTTAAATGTAAATTTTGCCAGAGAGTTCTAAACGGTGGAATTAGCAGGTTGAAGCATCATTTATCTCGGTTCCCAAGTAAAGGGGTGAATCCTTGTAGCAAGGTCAGGGATGATGTTACAGATAGAGTAAGGGGTATAATAGCATCAAAGGAAGAGGTTAAAGAAACCACCTCCAGTGTGAAGAAGCCGAAACTATCAGTAGCAGAAGTCAAGTCCCCTGGTAGTCTTTCTGCAACTAAAGCTGTTATATCTTTGGATGCGATATCCCCTATTGTGAAGATTTTCCCTAGTGGTGGCAATCCTATGACCCCTTCCTCTGCGAACAATCAAGAGAATGCAGAGAGAAGTATTGCTCTATTCTTTTTTGAGAATAAGCTTGACTTCAGTGTTGCGCGGTCTTCATCCTATCAGTTGATGATTGATGCCATTGCGAAATGTGGCCCTGGATTTTTCGGTCCATCAGCAGAAGCCTTGAAAACAACATGGTTGGAAAGGATAAAATCAGAAGTGGGTTTGCAGTCGAAAGATGTCGAGAAAGAGTGGGCTACTACAGGTTGTACCATCATTGCAGATACATGGACTGATTATAAATCGAAGGCCATAATTAACTTCTTGGTCTCATCACCATCCAGGACTTTTTTCCACAAATCTGTGGATGCCTCTGCATATTTCAAGAACACAAAATGGCTTGCTGATCTTTTTGATTCTGTGATTCAGGAGTTTGGCCCGGAAAATGTTGTGCAAATTATTATGGATAGCAGTTTTAGCTACACTGGCATTGCTAATCATATTGTGCAGAACTATGGATCTATATTTGTATCTCCTTGTGCATTTCAGTGTTTAAACCTGATCTTGGAGGATTTTTCCAAGGTTGATTGGATTAGTAGATGCATTTTCCAAGCACAAACCATATCAAAGTTGATATACAATAATGCTTCACTTCTGGATCTTATGAAGAAGTACAGCGGAGGCCAGGAGCTTATCAGGAGTGGGATCACAAAGTCTGTATCCACTTTCCTGTCTTTGCAGTCTATGTTGAAGCTGAGAACAAGGTTGAAGCATATGTTCAACAGCACCGAATATGCCTCGAGCACCTCCTATGTAAATAAACCACAGAGCCTTTCTTGTATTGCAATTATTGAAGATGGAGATTTCTGGAGGACAGTGGAAGAGTGTGTGGCAATCTCTGAGCCTTTTTTGAAAGTTTTGAGAGAAGTCTCTGAAGGGAAACCAACTGTAGGTTCCATATATGAACTAATGACCAGGGCCAAAGAATCAATCAGGACATACTACATAATGGATGAGAGCAAGTGCAAGATATTCTTAGATATTGTAGATAAAAAGTGGCGGGACCAACTTCATTCCCCTCTGCATGCAGCTGCAGCATTTTTAAACCCCAGTATCCAATACAATCCTGAAATAAAATTCCTTTCCTCTATTAAAGAAGACTTTTTTAATGTTCTGGAGAAACTACTTCCTATACCAGATATGAGGCGCGACATCACCAATCAAATCTATACATTCGCAAAGGCACATGGGATGTTTGGTTGTAGCTTAGCAAAGGAGGCAAGAAGCACAGTTGCGCCAT GGCTTTGGTGGGAACAATACGGCGACTCTGCGCCGGGGTTGCAACGAGTTGCCATTAGAATATTAAGTCAAGTTTGCAGCACCTTGTCATTTCAGAGGCAGTGGAGCACCTTCAGGCAGATTCACTCAGAGAAGCGGAACAAGATTGATAGAGAAACATTGAACGACCTTGTTTATATAAACTACAATCTCAAGTTAGCTAGGCAGATGAATGCAAAGTCTTtagaagttgatctgcttcagTTTGATGACATTGACATGACTTCTGAGTGGGTGGAGGAGAATGAAACTTCAAGTCCAACCCAGTGGCTGGATCGTTTTGGTCCAACTTTGGATGGCAATGATTTGAATACGAGACAGTTTGGTTCTTCTATATTTGGTGCAAATGACCCCATATTTGGATTATAG